The Apibacter raozihei genome contains a region encoding:
- a CDS encoding DMT family transporter translates to MKIPALAQLHLIVFMWGFTGVMGKLITIGAIPLVWCRLLIASILLFAYLRFLTKESFSINRKLFLQLIGCGIIIGTHWVLFYGSIKISNISIATSTLSTGTLFVALLEPLFFKRKIRISEILLSIVIVICIVLIFNTEMSYWKGIIMGIACAFLSALFSTINGVMYHKGSSTIITFYEMIGGFLILTLFMCLSNSWDSVISIQPMDTLWLLILGGLLTSFPLVMTMRLMKHITPFTLMLSVNLEPVYAILIAFIVWKDSERMSPTFYIATAIMILAICINEYLKTKNKKKTIV, encoded by the coding sequence ATGAAAATACCTGCTTTAGCTCAATTACACCTTATCGTTTTCATGTGGGGATTTACAGGTGTAATGGGGAAATTAATTACTATAGGTGCCATTCCTTTGGTTTGGTGCAGATTATTAATAGCATCAATACTTTTGTTTGCTTATTTACGGTTTTTAACAAAAGAAAGCTTTTCAATTAATAGAAAGCTATTTCTTCAACTAATAGGTTGTGGAATTATTATAGGAACTCATTGGGTTTTATTTTATGGTTCAATTAAAATATCCAACATATCAATAGCTACATCAACACTGTCAACCGGAACTTTATTTGTGGCCCTTTTAGAACCTTTATTTTTTAAGAGAAAAATCAGAATATCTGAAATTCTTCTTTCTATTGTAATCGTAATATGCATAGTATTAATTTTTAATACCGAAATGTCCTATTGGAAAGGCATCATTATGGGAATTGCCTGTGCTTTTTTATCCGCCTTGTTTTCTACCATTAATGGAGTAATGTACCATAAGGGAAGTTCAACCATAATAACATTTTACGAAATGATAGGAGGTTTTCTGATTTTAACCCTGTTTATGTGCCTGAGTAATAGTTGGGATTCAGTTATTTCTATTCAGCCTATGGATACTTTATGGCTTTTAATTCTGGGAGGATTATTAACCAGCTTTCCACTGGTTATGACCATGAGGTTAATGAAACATATTACGCCCTTTACATTAATGTTATCAGTTAATCTGGAACCCGTTTATGCTATATTAATAGCTTTTATTGTTTGGAAAGATTCTGAAAGGATGAGCCCTACCT
- a CDS encoding GNAT family N-acetyltransferase, translated as MIRKVRMSDAKRIAEIYNYYIEETIITFEEEKVSEKDIVYRIEKILKKNYPYLIYEENNDVIGYAYVNNWRERSAYDITLETSLYLDHHITGKGRGNLLLEELIEESKKINVHSLIGVISLPNEPSRKIHKRFGFELVGNFRESGKKFNRLIDVEFWQLILR; from the coding sequence ATGATACGAAAAGTTCGTATGTCGGATGCTAAAAGAATAGCTGAGATATATAATTACTATATTGAAGAAACAATCATAACTTTTGAAGAAGAAAAAGTGAGTGAAAAGGATATAGTTTACAGAATTGAAAAAATTCTGAAAAAGAATTATCCCTATCTGATCTATGAAGAAAATAATGATGTTATAGGTTATGCTTATGTTAATAACTGGAGAGAACGTTCCGCTTATGACATAACATTAGAGACCAGCCTGTATTTAGATCATCATATTACAGGAAAGGGTAGGGGGAATTTGTTGTTGGAAGAACTGATTGAGGAGTCTAAAAAAATAAATGTTCATTCTCTCATTGGTGTCATTTCTTTACCTAATGAACCCAGCAGGAAAATTCACAAACGATTCGGATTTGAACTGGTAGGGAATTTCAGAGAATCAGGTAAAAAATTTAACCGTTTGATTGATGTTGAATTCTGGCAGCTTATCTTGAGATAA
- a CDS encoding endonuclease V gives MVLAIDVYYFEDATAKSVGVLFNWEDEHPREIIIENVKDVEEYIPGQFYKRELPCIIAILNKVDTKQLEAIIVDGHIYVDNNKEYGLGGYLWKHLNGEIPVIGVAKKDFFANKETTFALVRGESKNPLYISSVGMEREKAIELIKNMKGKFRNPTILKELDQITKR, from the coding sequence ATGGTTTTAGCTATAGATGTATATTATTTTGAAGATGCAACAGCCAAATCGGTAGGAGTATTATTTAATTGGGAAGATGAGCATCCTAGGGAAATTATTATTGAAAATGTTAAGGATGTTGAAGAGTATATTCCCGGGCAATTTTATAAAAGAGAGTTACCCTGTATAATTGCCATTTTGAACAAAGTGGATACAAAACAACTGGAAGCTATAATTGTGGATGGTCATATTTATGTAGATAATAATAAAGAATATGGGTTAGGAGGATACCTTTGGAAGCATTTAAACGGAGAAATTCCGGTGATAGGCGTAGCAAAAAAAGATTTTTTTGCCAATAAAGAAACTACTTTTGCATTAGTAAGGGGAGAGAGTAAAAATCCTTTATATATTTCTTCTGTAGGAATGGAAAGAGAAAAGGCTATAGAACTGATAAAAAATATGAAAGGAAAATTCCGTAATCCTACTATATTAAAAGAATTAGATCAGATAACTAAAAGATAA
- a CDS encoding Dabb family protein: MIQHIVMWKLKEADKKENAQRIKKDLEALKDVISELEFIQVSFNMDIASQNNFDVILNSQFKSFEDLDIYAKHPEHVKVVEFIKSVVEQRVAIDYEI; encoded by the coding sequence ATGATACAACATATTGTTATGTGGAAGCTTAAGGAAGCTGATAAAAAAGAAAATGCACAAAGAATTAAGAAAGATCTGGAAGCCTTGAAAGATGTGATTAGTGAATTGGAATTTATTCAGGTAAGTTTTAATATGGATATTGCGTCTCAAAATAATTTTGATGTAATTTTGAATTCCCAATTTAAAAGTTTTGAAGATCTGGATATCTATGCAAAGCACCCGGAGCATGTTAAGGTTGTAGAGTTTATAAAGTCAGTAGTAGAGCAGAGGGTTGCTATAGATTATGAAATATGA
- a CDS encoding TerC family protein, with amino-acid sequence MEFIEVFLQPSAWIALITLAFLEIVLGIDNIVFLSIVTSKLPKEQQPKARRVGLLLAMVFRIALLFGISLVLKLTKPIFTFDISWIDGSISGQSIIVFVGGLFLLYKSVTEIHHKLEGEDEANSGSKAKSNFTSAIVQIVALDIVFSFDSVLTAIGLVSFKEFGYAGAMSIMVTAVVFAVMVMLIFAEPVSKFVNNHPTIQILGLSFLILIGVMLITEASHLSHLRIFDSEVGAIPKGYLYFAIAFSLFVEFINLKMGKKKSKPVHLHDSEIVNNKK; translated from the coding sequence GTGGAATTTATTGAAGTTTTTTTACAACCCAGCGCTTGGATTGCGCTTATTACTTTAGCTTTTCTTGAGATTGTTCTTGGAATTGATAATATTGTTTTTCTCTCTATTGTTACTTCCAAATTACCTAAAGAACAACAACCCAAAGCCCGAAGAGTTGGACTTTTACTAGCCATGGTTTTTCGTATAGCCTTGCTATTTGGAATATCTCTTGTTTTAAAATTGACAAAACCTATATTTACTTTTGATATCTCCTGGATCGATGGTAGTATCTCGGGACAAAGTATCATAGTTTTTGTTGGAGGATTATTTTTATTGTACAAAAGTGTTACTGAAATTCATCATAAGCTCGAAGGTGAGGATGAAGCTAATTCTGGTTCAAAAGCTAAAAGTAATTTTACCTCTGCTATTGTTCAGATAGTAGCCCTGGATATTGTTTTTTCTTTTGATAGTGTACTTACAGCTATTGGATTAGTCAGCTTCAAGGAATTCGGGTATGCCGGAGCTATGTCTATAATGGTTACAGCTGTTGTTTTCGCTGTAATGGTTATGTTGATATTTGCAGAACCAGTCAGCAAATTTGTAAATAATCATCCCACCATACAGATATTGGGGCTTTCTTTCCTTATACTCATTGGTGTAATGCTGATTACTGAAGCTTCTCATCTTTCTCATCTGAGAATATTTGACAGCGAGGTAGGCGCTATTCCCAAAGGTTATTTGTATTTTGCTATAGCTTTCTCTCTTTTTGTTGAATTTATAAATTTAAAAATGGGGAAGAAAAAAAGTAAACCGGTACATTTACACGATTCAGAAATTGTGAATAATAAAAAATAA